CAAAGAACTGCATTGTCTTATAAGTTGGAGACCTTCTACAATAGTGACAAACCCTTGAGATTTTCATTAGTTTCAGTTTGGTGGTCATGCTTTGGCTGTGATGCAGTATCATGAACGAAAATGTTCTTCAGTACGTCTATTTGTCTCTCAGCTGAAGGCAGTGCTGTGAAGGGTTCTGCGcccaagaaacagaaacaggagaagCAGCGCAGCCGTAAGGATAAAGCCTCACAGCACAGTTTCAGTCATCCGCTGTTGGCAGCCTCATTGAAGGTAAACTCACActgtaaatcacacacactgaaagagcATCAGAGTACAGTGAGGACTGTTGTTGAGAGTCACCTCACAGTTTCTATTTAGTCTACTCTTATTAATAGAAATTGCATgaacaaaatattagaaacatctCTCTAATACATTTTGAACCAAAACAttaataattatattaatatGATGAAACTAGGATTCTTAACATTGTTGTTgtgttagactgcattagtttgaGCTAGATGGACTTAACAAGCTGGTCAGAATGTATTTGCGATCCATTTTAAAGATTTGCATGCtcaaaaagaacaaatgatGCTTTACTTTACTAAATGTGTCCCTGTACCTTCTAGAGCCACAGTGGGAATGTGACGTGCCTTGATTTCAGCAGTAATGGGAAGTACTTGGCGTCCTGCGCTGATGACCGCACTGTCCGGATCTGGAGCACCAAAGACTTTCTGGATCGGGAGCACAAGTGTCTGAGAGCCAATGTGGAGCTGGATCATGCTACACTGGTCCGCTTCAGCCCAGACTCCaggtctctccctctccctccctctctctttctatacTTGTACTTGGTGTTGAGGGATTTTAGGTCCTGATTTCTAATCAGTGTCAAGTCTGACTACATATTTACAGTCTGAGGTCTCAGCCAAGCCAAACCATGCACACAGTACAGAATACTTAATTCTAATTGGCTGATTGTTCAGCCCTAATCTCAGCCAAATAAACATGAGAGGTTCTTTACTGAAGTAAATCAGGTCTTCTTCATCTAAAGGAATGTAAATGACTTTAATTTTATCAAAAGTAAGTCCCACACTGACTCTCAGCTTTTCATTGCAGAGCCTTCATCACCTGGTTGGCCAACGGAGATTCCATTCGAATCTTCAAAATGATCAAGAAGGACGACGGCTCTTTAGCCTTCAAAGCTGCCGCAGAAGACttcccacagaaacacaaggcCCCCATCCTCAACATTGGCATTGCAGAGACAGGTATAGAAATGTCTCTAAGTCGTGTTTGACTTTGtaattggtttttttttttttttttgcattatgaACACATGTTTAAGCCAGTGATGAACAAGTATACAAAGgccatttctgttttctttttagtgtGGATTCTGTTTCTGCTTAGACTAATCAGCCAGTTCACAACACAATTCTTTTTATAACATCAATAAACATTACACAAAATGGGTGACCCTTGTACTAGTATAGATAATCATGGCACCTGGAGTTGTTTACCGAATGATTTCTAGGGGGGATAAATTTTGACCCCGGTTCCTTCGGTCAAAACACAGGTAATGCTCCTGAGTTTGGTTTCTGgttttctgtggcaaaattcctACTTTGGAAATATGGCCACATACTTTTACACATTCTTGTTTGCATTTCTGCTGCATCTGAGTGTCTTTGAAAATTAGTGAAACAGGTTTTGTTTGAGAAGCAATAACAAAATAGCAGCACAGCGTCATCGTTTTGTTCTTTGTAATTTACTAAAACATGTCACCAGGCTAAAATTCATGTGGTGCTgattctgtgtttcctctgtgcaGGCAAGTTCATCATGAGCGCCTCCACCGACACCACCATCCACATCTGGGACCTGAAAGGAGAGGTACTGGCCTCTATCAACACTAACCAGATAACCAATTCTTATGCTGCCATCTCACCATGTGGCAGGTCAGTCCCACCCCCTCTATCACTGCAAACCACTTCCACTTGAAAGATCAAATAGGGAGCTCTTTCAGATTTACAGTGCCTAGAAAACATATTCACCCCATTGTTTAAGTGTTAttgtctgtccttttttttttagaaaaatttaattactttattgatccctcatggggaaattactctctgcattttacccacaccaagtgaacaaaacacacacacaagcaaataaGTCTCGACATGGAGTTACTAAATGAGCCTCCTGCTTTTGCATCCTTGCCAAACAAGTACTCTTTAATAATTTCTTCTGCACTCTCCATAATTCCTGGACTAAGTACTGTATGTTCAGACCAAAAATAGCAATGTATTAGAAAAGCTCAAGGGGCTACATTGATGTACAAAGGGAAAATATCTTGCCTGTTATCACTAGGTAAAATGTTACTGCAAGAGAAAAACCTTGTATTTAAATGCTGTGTGGCGGAGATGTAATTGTGTGCTGTTTATCTCTGTGCTCAGGTTTGTAGCATCGTGTGGCTTCACCCCTGACGTGAAGGTGTGGGAGGTTTGCTTCGGGAAGGGAGGAGAGTTCAAAGAGGTGGCGCGAGCTTTTGACCTGAAGGGCCACTCTGCAGGAGTTCACGCCTTCGCCTTTTCCAATGACTCTCACAGGTGACGGAGGCTTTTCTGATTCCATTTGATTGAATTGGTGTCCTCTGCATCCGTTGTTTTTAATATGCAGCGATACACTGCTTTATaattcttttcttctctttgctgtgctgttttttttttttttttttaatttttatcagAATGGTGACTGTCTCCAAAGACGGTACATGGAAGCTGTGGAACACAGATGTGGAGTACAAAAAGCAGCAGGATCCCTACCTCCTGAAGACGGTCCCCTGTGCTTCATCTGAAGGTAGCCGTGTGGCCTTGTCTCCAGACGGCCGGGTGGTGGCCATCAGCAGCGGCTGTAACGTGGCTATGTACAACGCCACCAGCGGCGAGCTAGAGGAGGAAATGCATGGTGTCCACAGCGAGGAGATCAACGACCTTAGATTTGACATTAACGGACGCTTTTTGGCATGCAGCGGCGACAAGGCCATCCGAGTGTTTCACAACGCCCCGGGCTACCGGGCAGCCATCAGAGACATGCAGGACATGCTGAAGAAAGCCCAGAATGAAGCCATGAAGCAgagactgcagcagcagataaaGGAGGCTCAGAGCGCCCTGGACACTGTGCTGGCTGCTCCTGTCGATTGAAGGAAACCACTCTCTGATTTTGATCATGCCTGGCTCTGACTgctaacctgttttttttttttttttttttttttttttttttgcaacctCAACTCCATCTGCCACCAAATGATCTGGTCAGGGAATAATGGAATTTGCATGCAGTTTTAATAAAGAACGTCTTTTTATGGAAAATTAAAATGGTTTGAGTTCAgatctttttctttgctgctgaaTGCACAGTAATGTTTGACGTGTATTCTCTCCTGTGGTTGTCTCATCTCAGAAATTTCACCTTCTTTAACCTCAGTTCATTACATGCACATACTTGCTGATTCTGTGAGATCACAAGTAGTTTGAAAGCCAGTCATGGTCCAGTATGCACCTTACATATGTGTGATGTCGAAACTTGAAGCCACCAGTGCACAAACTCTGAGAGTGGACTTTTCAGTGAAGTAGAAAACACCTTGTGTTCAGCCGTTAAACTtttgaaacaaaatgtttgcaTTCTCCTAGTTCCTGGATTtttcagtgagagaaaaaggaataaatgtaaaaaataaaaaaaaaatgaagtaattaaactgtttttgtggaaaaaccatatcagatgaaaatatttttgtatgtcTTAAACATGCCTGGCAGGAGTGTTTAAGTCAGAAAAGGTCATGTGACCATTACAGTCCACCGAAAAGGTTGCGTTTTTTTTGGGAATGTGTCCCTTAGATTTTGACTTTACTGCCATGCACACTCACCATTTGTGTCCCCTAGAGGCCAAAGTCTGACATCTGCTTCTGTCAAGACAAAGAGGAGTTCATGGAGATGTTTCTCTGCAATATGAAGTTTGTGAACCTGAAGTAAAAATCAGTATTACACATGTTTTGTAGCTGCTGCCTCGAAAATACATACAgataatttttgtttttagtcatCAGGTGACTATTTTCTAGTTGAATCCAGTCGTTATTTGGTCAATAATCAGTGtcagaaatgtttgaaaaatgtcagtCTCAATCTTCCAAAGCCCAAGatggcattttgttttgtcacacAAAATACCAACATTATAAATCACAAGTCGGATTTTTATACTGCTTCagctttttttgttaaatgtctAACGTTCTTTTGCGAtattttgtattgatttgcTCAATAAAGTTTTGgtagatgtttaaaaaaaaaaaaaaaaaaaaagaaggggagggggggttgaaCCGGAAGCAGTATCTGTTCACTGAGGCACGTTTTTCCtcgtgcagcagcagcatgtacaCTTAGTGGTGGTTGTGTGAGGAGATGTCTGTGGAGATGGTGGAGCTCTCAGTGAAAGCATCAGAGTCGGTCCGGCCCGCCGGGATCCTGCAGCAGAACCGCGTCTTTCTCGACTTCTTCTGGGACTTGGCCAAACCGGATCAGGAGGTCCGGCTGAAGGCGGTGGAAGACCTGATCCAATATCTGAAAACCAACAACAAGGTGAGGCAGATCACTGTCAGTGTACATGCGCTCCTTAGAAGCCGGGATATTGGTAGCAGCAAGAGTAATGTCAGCAGTGATGggataaatatttaaattacaatgtgaaaataacagtaatacacaaaaaaagcacacaagTATTAGTCCTGTTTAAAAAATTTTCTTAAGCAAAAGTAAagttacttaaataaaagttcCTTATTAGTAAAAGTATTATTCAGCATGGGCCCTGTCagtgttatattattatacTATTGAaccattattatattattagtgtttaaacatgtaaacagaGCTATAATATATCATTCAGAACTATATAGAATGTAATTGTTTTGCCATTTAAATCAAAAATGGCCCTGGGCCTGTGTCCACTTTACCTGGTTGGTAATCCATCCCTCTCCTCTGAAATGCAGTGGAGGGAATTAAATATCTGAACCATGAACCCTGTTACTTATAGAATTTCTACATTGCAgaatgtgtgcagtgtgttggtgtgtaaGTGTAGGCTTTTAATGAGTATGACCACAAGAAAAGAGGCTTCActgttcacagcagcagcagctgtgtatCATGGTGTGGTTGCTCTCTCTGTGTTACAGGCAGATGAGTTGGAATACACCTTTAAAAGGCTGGTGGATGGACTGGGACACACACGAGAGACTGTGAGACCTGGATTCAGTGTGGCTCTGGGACAGGTGAGTGGAGGCGACTGATGCTTCATTATCAGATTtctttctaaccctaaccctagccttAAATTAAATTCAGCAGACATAAGTGTGACCTAAGCTTTTTTGGTTTTCAGGTCTTGAGTGCCTTTGAAGACGTCTCTCTGCAGAGTATACTTGACAGAATCAAAGAAAAGCACAATTTGCAGACAGTGAAGAAggtgagtgtttttttctttgttggcTAAAGCAGCTTTATGAATTGAGATCTGTGActgtctgggtttttttttgtgtttttcagaaacTTGCCAGAAATGCTATGTTTGGAAACTTGTTTGGTGTCCTCGCCCTTCATCAGTCCAGCCGCCTCTCTAAAGTAAGTAGTCTCACCTTCGTTGTTGGATAGTGGGAGATTGAGTttgaactgaaacacacacagtttgctaAATACCAATCTGTATAGCCTACACCTGCAGACtctgtgtttaaatgttgttgtgtAAAGTGTGCGCCGCAGTGTTGTGGTCTCTGAGCTCTGTCTTATGTCTCTGCAGGAGCCGCAGGTGGTGTTGGGATGTgtgcagctcctccagagcctcacccagcacaaacaacacctgaaGGACCTGCCCAGTAAGACCATGATGGACATCCTCACCGAGGTGACTGCTCAGTTGTAGTCTTATCCATATAGCTAATACTATGACATATACGTATACATAATGGattttaatttcatcttttACTTAAATCcatatgtgtttctgtttcctgtgcttCAGATCCCAGAGGAGGTGTTTGAGGAGGTCCTGCTTAGCGCTCTGCAAACTGACCTGGCATCAGCCTTCAGCACCCCAGAGCagatgcagctgctgctggtagCACTGCAGCGCTTCCCACAAACCCTCAAACCCAAGAAACTGAAGAAGCTGCTGGGCTCCTCGACCATCATCAACGATGACAACATCCCAAAGTAAGAACACGGTGATTGGTTTGattttcctctgtcacacacacacacacatacatgcacatgttgGCTtcctatctctgtctctcttgccCTCTCACACATTCCTTTACTTAGTCGTTTTTGAAAATCTGAGCAGCATGTCATGTTCTCTGACAGGCTGACAGAGGTGTTAAAGATGGCGGCCCGCTCGGTGAAGAAAGAGTGCGTCCTCCCACCGGTGGTCCTGGACCTCCTGAAGCTCTCACTGAAGGAGGACAGCTTCCAGCTCTTCTGGAAGAAAGCCATCATCGACGGCATGTTGAAGGAGCAGCCTGGGCCAACTCAGTGAGTCCTCACAGGAGGAAAGGCGTTCAAGAGGGGAAGCAATGAGGGGCTGAGAAATCTTAATCCTCAACATTTAACACTGAATTTCtgtgacctaaaaaaaaaaaatctagtaaTGCAGGTTTAACATGGTTCAACAGGTCTGAAAAATTCGTAAAAAGATATTGATATTGTCCTATTTCCAACATTCTGCTAACTTGTCCTCCTTGcgtcttcctgtttgtgtccagCTACCTGAGCTTCCGTCTGCTGGGCAGTGCCCTGCCTTTTCTGTCAGTAGCCCAGCTGAAGGAGGTGTTGTCTGGAGAGGTGATGATGCACTACGGGGAACACGTGGTGTGTGCTCAGGTCAGTGGTCCTGCCTAGTTGACCATAAATAGCAGGTTACACTCTTTAAAACTCAATACAGATATAGCATGTACTTTGGATACCTGAGATAAATGTAGAACAAGTTTAAATGTGGTGTGACacatgcaaaaataaacatttttgttgtttgaataAACCCTGTAATGATTTTTTGTCCCATATTGCGCCCTCTGATAAGTCACCCCTTATATGAAGCCGTAAACAAATTTCTTTATTAATGTTAATAGATCATTTACTAATTATTTATCATTCACAACTTTTTACTTTAGCCTGGTTGTGAAAAATATTGTTAGCTGGTCCTTTCAACAGCCCATCacctctttaatttttttttttttttttaatgccagtaatttgttagaaaaaaatgattttggtcGAGatgttctgcagctgtttttagaTCTAAAAAGGCAAATCTTGATTAGGTTTGGAAAGAGAGAGCTTTTTCACAATCTGGCAACCCAAAATTTACTTTAATGGCTTGTAACTGATCTGTAAAGCttttgtgtattattattattaaccatTATTAAAACCATGGCTCACAGTTTATTCATGAAGGGTTACTTATTAGAAAGTGGTATCAAAAAGCTGAATTTCATCCAACATTTTCCTCTCCCAGAAACCAGACCGCTTCAAGCTGGCTCCAGAGATGGACATCTACGTGTCGAACTTCTTGCAGGGCTGTCAGGACTCAGACAAACAGCTGGCAGTGATGGTGGGCTTCTCCTCGCTGACCAACCAGGGTTACCCTGTGGTGCCGTCGGTTTGGAGGGTGGTGCAGCACCTCcagcctgcagctctgcagagctaCGTGGACTGGCTGAAGAATATGTTCCTACAACCTCAGCTGGACAAGCTGCTGAATTTCAACACTCGCAAGCAGAAAGACAGTCAGGAAGGACGGGAGCAGTGAGTGAATACGTCTGCTATGAAATGTTTATCAGTCTGAGAATCTCAGCTCTGTACCTGTCCGGTCTGGTGACCCTGAACAGGAAGATGCAGGAATAAAAACGTGATTTAACTGTTGATTTTCCTTCCTCAGGAGGGAGCACTCCGTGTCACGCCTGAGGAAGTGGATTGTAGCTCGGCTCACCTCAATCATTGACAACCACCATGTGAAGAAGCAGGAGGATCTCATCATGGATGTGGCCAGGTGAGACTTTTAGCTGAGCAATGTGAAGGTCTCTCTCTGCGTTTGATGAAAACAAGTCCATCATTTGGTGCCGCTCTGTTTCTTCCCCAGGTTTGTCTTTTTCCACGCTTTCTTCAGTGCCAAGAAGGCCTCGGCCGACATTGCAGAGACGAAGGGGAAGCTCTCCGTCCCACTGGATGATAAAACCAGAGGAGTGCTTGTCAGTTCTTTCTTTGGGTGAGACACGAaatcttctctgctgttcttaGACAGCTGTCTCTTAAATATGAGCCACTGATCTCAGCAAGTGTAGCCATGATATATCATCATCACCAGAGGACAACCCTGTTTTGTCCAAAGACCACAAGGTTGTCCAGGTGTCTTGTGACTTATGCGCATCACTGTCTTCTGTCCGTGCACCATCTAGGCTCCTCCTGTCCATGCACCACATGCCCCTTGCTGAGGACTCGCCTGAAGGTGCAGTGGTCAACCAAAAGCGAGCACTGGGTGTGACGGCTGATGGCACCATGTGGATCTACCACCTGATCCAGTATGCCCAGGTCCTGCTTAACCAGCCAAAATGTGTCCAGAGCAGCCAGCCTTTCAGCCCTGAGCAGAGACAGGCCTGGGACAGGTAGGACGAGAAAATCTGATCAGAGTGGGGCCTCTTTGCTTAAGTGTGGTGTTAGTAAGACAGCTTAAGAGATGTTAACGACCATACGTTTTCCACACTGGTGAATGGGTGCTGCTTAACAAGGAAGGAAcatgtttgacatttctttttctacACGTCTTCTTCCAGCATGCTGGAGTCTGTGGCAAACCTgaagaagaaagcaaagaaaggccaaacagcagagagcGGCGCCTTCCAGCAGCTCTTCCTGTTGGTCGGCATGCACCTCTTCAAGGTACAACACACAACCAGAGCCATGAGTTTGGGTTATTGCAGGCTTGATATTGTAGTTGTTGTGTTCTTAAAGAATACTGTAATTAAATTTTAGTTTtatggcacaaaaacaaaacactagcATGAATATTAGTGGAATAAGAGGGAAATAATCCCCTTGACTCTGAATATTCTCATAAATACACTTCTCCTGAAGGCCCCTGAGGAACTGCTGGACATCATGAAAGACCTGCAGAGCTGTATGGACAAAGCCCAGGAGAAGAAatccaagaagaaaaaaaagaaacaaggtgaggccttgtttcctttttcagcacgttgttttggtttttacagtCCACAtgtagcagctgaagagccagattTTTCCATCCGAAAGTCttatcctgtgtgtgctggatCTGTAAATAAGCAATTGTTTGCCAACACATTTTTCCATATCAGCTTCATAAGGTGTCAGATGATGTACTGACAGTGTGTTCCTATGCACCCAAGTGGTCAAAGAAATATGCTTTaaagtgtgtggatgtgtggatTTTCATCGATGCAGccaaagagcaggaggaggaggaacctGATTGGGTGGAGGTGATGGTGGACATCTTGTTGTCCCTGCTGTCCCAGCCGAGCCGCCACATTAGGGAGGTCTGCAAAACCGtcttctcctccatctgccCCCATGTTACTGCAGCAGCCCTCACCGCCATCTTAGATGTAAGTAACACCTACAAGGTCATTCTTTATGAAATGGTAAAGCAAAAGTCAATTTTGACACCAA
This genomic stretch from Toxotes jaculatrix isolate fToxJac2 chromosome 12, fToxJac2.pri, whole genome shotgun sequence harbors:
- the tbl2 gene encoding transducin beta-like protein 2, giving the protein MEASALVALTLLLGALVILVALAVGRRKEEIREETEQTAEFAAEGSAVKGSAPKKQKQEKQRSRKDKASQHSFSHPLLAASLKSHSGNVTCLDFSSNGKYLASCADDRTVRIWSTKDFLDREHKCLRANVELDHATLVRFSPDSRAFITWLANGDSIRIFKMIKKDDGSLAFKAAAEDFPQKHKAPILNIGIAETGKFIMSASTDTTIHIWDLKGEVLASINTNQITNSYAAISPCGRFVASCGFTPDVKVWEVCFGKGGEFKEVARAFDLKGHSAGVHAFAFSNDSHRMVTVSKDGTWKLWNTDVEYKKQQDPYLLKTVPCASSEGSRVALSPDGRVVAISSGCNVAMYNATSGELEEEMHGVHSEEINDLRFDINGRFLACSGDKAIRVFHNAPGYRAAIRDMQDMLKKAQNEAMKQRLQQQIKEAQSALDTVLAAPVD
- the mybbp1a gene encoding myb-binding protein 1A-like protein, with product MSVEMVELSVKASESVRPAGILQQNRVFLDFFWDLAKPDQEVRLKAVEDLIQYLKTNNKADELEYTFKRLVDGLGHTRETVRPGFSVALGQVLSAFEDVSLQSILDRIKEKHNLQTVKKKLARNAMFGNLFGVLALHQSSRLSKEPQVVLGCVQLLQSLTQHKQHLKDLPSKTMMDILTEIPEEVFEEVLLSALQTDLASAFSTPEQMQLLLVALQRFPQTLKPKKLKKLLGSSTIINDDNIPKLTEVLKMAARSVKKECVLPPVVLDLLKLSLKEDSFQLFWKKAIIDGMLKEQPGPTHYLSFRLLGSALPFLSVAQLKEVLSGEVMMHYGEHVVCAQKPDRFKLAPEMDIYVSNFLQGCQDSDKQLAVMVGFSSLTNQGYPVVPSVWRVVQHLQPAALQSYVDWLKNMFLQPQLDKLLNFNTRKQKDSQEGREQREHSVSRLRKWIVARLTSIIDNHHVKKQEDLIMDVARFVFFHAFFSAKKASADIAETKGKLSVPLDDKTRGVLVSSFFGLLLSMHHMPLAEDSPEGAVVNQKRALGVTADGTMWIYHLIQYAQVLLNQPKCVQSSQPFSPEQRQAWDSMLESVANLKKKAKKGQTAESGAFQQLFLLVGMHLFKAPEELLDIMKDLQSCMDKAQEKKSKKKKKKQAKEQEEEEPDWVEVMVDILLSLLSQPSRHIREVCKTVFSSICPHVTAAALTAILDVLDPEKEDEEDSAVVVTDDATNKAHKNKTKEEDDEEHDEEMEDDTSDGADDDSDKDEEDEEEEEEEKEEVDQNFRLELMKVLQQQNALATEEDGSSDEDLDDEAMMELDKSLSALFSEQKKKTQAKKDEKTKLQKERTLVRDFKIKVLDLIEVFVARQAGSPLVLGLVEPLLNIIDRGMSSGSEQQEQDFLRRAAHIFRNQLCRSKVYCKTVGDRQGELHDLLDKLMTKTQKLSDSSVCLYYFSASLYLMKVLRGTPPTDTKEEQAAQKTAENDLRFVGNMDVDRVSAIFREALTSFLNKRKSPLTSQMFTDLFTRFPVLCVNLLDTAVQHITSGVRGHQQGQACVLVLRAMQSREVQQLLSGAPWTELCAKVAGRLAVSLQQVDQTESKVVREKVVKTLELCQFLVKHVRQQKLSVNLEPLQEVLQPLTSVITFKKTGKLEDTYWAVMKHFGVMKPKVEKTKSDKEAEQQPACMKKKKGFLPETKKRKKRKKPVLESAADQSGPTGKPGADKGQAKEKHDKKTKQKRPADGATASQPNPAKKSKTQSQSESKTEKKKKKKKKPKQKKEGGGQM